The Streptomyces avermitilis MA-4680 = NBRC 14893 genome contains a region encoding:
- a CDS encoding ABC transporter substrate-binding protein, producing the protein MNMRNQWPVLSVATGLAAGLLTGCGSDTGDSGGTGSEVVMGMSDDVLATDPASGYDPGSWLLFNNVFQSLLSFPKGGTEPEPEAARECKFTDTETKVYSCTLRDGLKFSNGDALTSKDVKFSFDRMLKINDASGPAIMFPMLDRVETPDAKTVTFRLKTPDATFPSKIASGAGSIVDHNSYSATGLRKDGGAVGSGPYKLDSFDDDKAVFSVNDSYKGTAKVNNSGVTLTFFHGNQTALKNALLNNEIDAAYRGLAAADVADIDNDTSTGKGINVVEGTSAEVQHMVFNMDDPVAGKLGVRKAIAYLLDRDALVNKVYDNTATPLYSIIPAGIAGHDTSFFDTYGARPSKAKAAAALLAEGITGKVKLTLWSTPSRYGPATDEEFRTIAGQLNASGLFDATVKSVAYSQYEKDIAQGKYGVYVKGWVPDYPDPDNFTAPFFGKGNVLSNNYSNSTITGQLIPKTAAQSDRASTDAEYGRLQDIVAEDLPVIPVWQAKQYAVVRDNVYGLEYCLDASTVFRFWEISKG; encoded by the coding sequence GTGAACATGCGCAACCAGTGGCCGGTCCTGTCTGTCGCGACGGGGCTGGCCGCCGGCCTGCTCACCGGATGCGGGTCGGACACGGGCGACTCCGGAGGCACCGGCTCCGAGGTCGTGATGGGGATGTCCGACGACGTCCTGGCGACCGACCCCGCCTCCGGCTACGACCCGGGGTCCTGGCTGCTGTTCAACAACGTCTTCCAGTCGCTGCTGAGCTTCCCCAAGGGCGGTACGGAACCCGAGCCCGAGGCCGCCAGGGAGTGCAAGTTCACGGACACGGAGACGAAGGTCTACTCGTGCACCCTGAGGGACGGACTGAAGTTCAGCAACGGTGACGCGCTCACCTCGAAGGACGTCAAGTTCTCCTTCGACCGCATGCTGAAGATCAACGACGCCTCCGGCCCCGCGATCATGTTCCCCATGCTGGACAGGGTCGAGACGCCCGACGCGAAGACCGTCACCTTCCGCCTCAAGACCCCCGACGCCACCTTCCCCAGCAAGATAGCCTCCGGCGCCGGCTCGATCGTGGACCACAACTCCTACTCCGCGACGGGACTGCGCAAGGACGGCGGCGCGGTCGGCTCCGGTCCCTACAAGCTGGACTCCTTCGACGACGACAAGGCCGTCTTCTCCGTCAACGACAGCTACAAGGGCACCGCCAAGGTGAACAACTCCGGCGTGACCCTCACGTTCTTCCACGGCAACCAGACCGCCCTGAAGAACGCGCTGCTGAACAACGAGATCGACGCCGCCTACCGGGGCCTGGCCGCCGCCGACGTCGCCGACATCGACAACGACACGTCCACCGGCAAGGGCATCAACGTCGTCGAGGGCACCAGCGCCGAAGTCCAGCACATGGTCTTCAACATGGACGACCCGGTGGCGGGCAAGCTCGGAGTCCGCAAGGCCATCGCCTACCTCCTCGACCGCGACGCCCTCGTCAACAAGGTCTACGACAACACGGCGACGCCGCTCTACTCGATCATCCCGGCCGGGATCGCCGGCCACGACACGTCCTTCTTCGACACCTACGGCGCCCGCCCCTCGAAGGCGAAGGCGGCGGCCGCGCTGCTGGCCGAGGGCATCACCGGCAAGGTGAAGCTGACCCTCTGGTCCACGCCGTCGCGCTACGGCCCGGCCACCGACGAGGAGTTCCGGACCATCGCCGGACAGCTCAACGCCAGCGGGCTGTTCGACGCGACCGTGAAGTCCGTCGCCTACAGCCAGTACGAGAAGGACATCGCCCAGGGCAAGTACGGCGTGTACGTGAAGGGCTGGGTGCCCGACTACCCGGACCCCGACAACTTCACCGCGCCGTTCTTCGGCAAGGGCAATGTGCTGAGCAACAACTACTCCAACAGCACGATCACCGGTCAGCTCATCCCGAAGACCGCCGCCCAGAGCGACCGCGCCTCCACCGACGCGGAGTACGGCAGGCTCCAGGACATCGTCGCCGAGGACCTCCCCGTCATCCCGGTCTGGCAGGCCAAGCAGTACGCGGTCGTCCGGGACAACGTCTACGGCCTCGAGTACTGCCTCGACGCGTCGACGGTGTTCCGGTTCTGGGAGATCAGCAAGGGCTGA
- a CDS encoding ABC transporter substrate-binding protein — translation MNRKTLVLPAVVGLLAPVLAACGGSDSGSSGGGSVVVGTTDRFTASSDAPAPVDPAYAYDVGTWNILRQTVQTLMVQPRGDGEPEPEAAESCGFTDTGNERYACKLRKDLKFSSGKAVTAADVKFSIDRARSIKADSGVFALLSTVDTVETQGDREVIFHLKTADATFPFKLSTPVAGIVNPDDYEKDKLRDGFKIDGSGPYTMEAEEKDNELVKAVFTKNPNYKGALKVKNDEVEMRSFEDASAMGAALSKGDIDLMTRTMTPDQIQKLSTDSKGDVNLVEMPGLEIRYLAFNTDATTVKTKAVRQAVAQLVNRGELVSKVYGSTAEPLFSLVPATITGHSNSFFNKYGDASVAKAKSLLARASITTPVKLTLHYTTDHYGSATKTEFQQLQQQLNNSGLFDVRIKGEPWSTFRPAEQKGKYDVYGMGWFPDFPDADNYIAPFLDKDNFLGSPYANSEIIGNLIPQSRREADRLTASKSITDIQDIVANDVPVLPLWQGKQYIAAQDDITGAEWALNSSSTLQLWELGRGVSD, via the coding sequence ATGAACCGCAAGACTTTGGTGCTGCCGGCGGTCGTCGGCCTGCTCGCCCCGGTGCTCGCCGCCTGCGGCGGATCCGACAGCGGGAGCAGTGGCGGCGGTTCGGTCGTCGTCGGCACCACTGACCGGTTCACCGCCTCCAGCGACGCCCCCGCGCCCGTCGACCCGGCGTACGCGTACGACGTGGGCACCTGGAACATCCTGCGCCAGACGGTGCAGACCCTGATGGTCCAGCCCCGCGGCGACGGCGAGCCGGAGCCCGAGGCCGCCGAGAGCTGCGGCTTCACCGACACCGGCAACGAGCGCTACGCCTGCAAGCTGCGCAAGGACCTGAAGTTCTCCAGCGGCAAGGCCGTCACGGCGGCCGATGTGAAGTTCTCCATCGACCGCGCCCGCTCGATCAAGGCCGACAGCGGTGTGTTCGCCCTGCTGTCGACCGTCGACACCGTCGAGACGCAGGGCGACCGTGAGGTGATCTTCCACCTCAAGACCGCGGACGCCACCTTCCCGTTCAAGCTGTCGACCCCGGTCGCCGGCATCGTCAACCCTGACGACTACGAGAAGGACAAGCTGCGCGACGGCTTCAAGATCGACGGCTCCGGGCCTTACACGATGGAGGCCGAGGAGAAGGACAACGAGCTGGTCAAGGCCGTCTTCACCAAGAACCCCAACTACAAGGGTGCGCTGAAGGTGAAGAACGACGAGGTCGAGATGAGGTCGTTCGAGGACGCCTCGGCGATGGGCGCCGCCCTCAGCAAGGGCGACATCGACCTGATGACCCGCACGATGACGCCGGACCAGATCCAGAAGCTCTCCACCGACTCGAAGGGCGACGTCAACCTCGTCGAGATGCCCGGCCTGGAGATCCGCTACCTGGCCTTCAACACCGACGCCACGACCGTCAAGACCAAGGCGGTCCGCCAGGCGGTGGCCCAGCTCGTCAACCGCGGCGAGCTGGTCTCCAAGGTGTACGGCTCCACGGCCGAGCCCCTCTTCTCGCTGGTCCCGGCCACCATCACCGGACACTCCAACTCGTTCTTCAACAAGTACGGGGACGCGAGCGTCGCCAAGGCCAAGTCGCTGCTCGCCAGGGCGAGCATCACCACCCCGGTGAAGCTGACGCTGCACTACACGACCGACCACTACGGCTCGGCCACCAAGACCGAGTTCCAGCAGCTGCAGCAGCAGCTGAACAACAGCGGTCTGTTCGACGTCCGCATCAAGGGCGAGCCCTGGTCGACCTTCCGCCCGGCCGAGCAGAAGGGCAAGTACGACGTCTACGGAATGGGCTGGTTCCCCGACTTCCCCGACGCCGACAACTACATCGCGCCGTTCCTCGACAAGGACAACTTCCTCGGCTCGCCCTACGCGAACAGCGAGATCATCGGCAACCTGATCCCGCAGTCCCGTCGTGAGGCCGACCGTCTGACCGCGTCGAAGTCCATCACTGACATCCAGGACATCGTTGCCAACGACGTACCGGTGCTGCCGCTGTGGCAGGGCAAGCAGTACATCGCCGCCCAGGACGACATCACCGGCGCCGAGTGGGCGCTCAACTCCTCGTCCACGCTTCAGCTCTGGGAGCTCGGACGCGGTGTGAGCGACTGA
- a CDS encoding site-2 protease family protein produces MDESGGSGQPRSGNDRATDRHPGPSAPATDTPHPDPEPHENQTPPTPPQTPPGEPATPASDGPSASEAAVVRAAGRPRPTRRTPDRAHRPTRKRTQAPTGPATPAEPHPHHPGTPEADQAPAAPRADEAPHPADEHATAPRTLAHSDTGTGSGSGTGKGRPPRRPKEPGGGLLMGRPFGVPVYVAPSWFLVAALITWVFGGQLDRVLPELGAARYLVSLFFAVAFYASVLIHELAHTVAALRFKLPVRRIQLQFFGGVSEIEKETETPGREFVLAFVGPLLSLILAGIFYLAMQTVDRGTVPGVLIAGLMISNLIVAAFNLLPGLPLDGGRMLRAVVWKITGKPMSGTIAAAWVGRALAVAVLIGLPLLTQTGALGSNAEDVGGMDTVTDALLAAILAAIIWTGAGNSLRMARLREHLPELRARNLTRRAVPVETDTPLSEALRRANDAGARALVVVDADGEPLSLVREAAIVGVPEHRRPWVDVSGLAQDLTDGMRISAELAGEDLLDVLRATPATEYLVVEESGEIYGVLSAADVERAFVKAMARPN; encoded by the coding sequence GTGGACGAGAGCGGCGGGAGCGGGCAGCCGCGCTCCGGCAACGACCGGGCGACCGACCGCCACCCAGGGCCGTCGGCCCCGGCCACCGACACCCCACACCCCGACCCGGAGCCCCACGAGAACCAGACCCCGCCGACGCCCCCGCAAACACCGCCCGGCGAACCGGCCACCCCCGCCTCCGACGGGCCGTCGGCATCCGAGGCAGCCGTCGTCCGAGCAGCCGGTCGCCCGAGACCGACCCGGCGAACACCGGACAGGGCACACCGTCCGACGAGAAAGCGGACCCAGGCACCCACCGGTCCGGCAACCCCCGCGGAGCCGCACCCCCACCACCCCGGCACCCCCGAAGCAGACCAGGCACCCGCCGCCCCCCGAGCCGACGAAGCCCCCCACCCGGCCGACGAACACGCCACAGCCCCCCGCACCCTCGCCCACTCCGACACGGGCACGGGCAGCGGCAGCGGCACCGGCAAGGGCCGCCCGCCCCGGCGACCCAAAGAGCCCGGCGGCGGACTGCTCATGGGCCGCCCCTTCGGCGTCCCCGTGTACGTCGCCCCCAGCTGGTTCCTCGTCGCCGCCCTCATCACCTGGGTGTTCGGCGGCCAGCTGGATCGCGTACTGCCCGAACTCGGCGCCGCCCGCTACCTCGTCTCCCTCTTCTTCGCGGTCGCCTTCTACGCCTCCGTCCTCATCCACGAACTCGCCCACACCGTCGCCGCCCTGCGCTTCAAGCTGCCCGTGCGCCGGATCCAGCTCCAGTTCTTCGGCGGAGTCTCCGAGATCGAGAAGGAGACCGAAACCCCCGGCCGCGAGTTCGTGCTGGCCTTCGTCGGCCCCCTGCTCTCCCTGATCCTCGCGGGGATCTTCTACCTCGCCATGCAGACCGTGGACCGGGGCACCGTCCCCGGCGTCCTGATCGCGGGCCTGATGATCTCCAACCTCATCGTCGCCGCGTTCAACCTGCTGCCCGGCCTGCCCCTCGACGGCGGCCGCATGCTCCGCGCCGTCGTCTGGAAGATCACCGGCAAGCCCATGAGCGGCACCATCGCCGCCGCCTGGGTCGGCCGCGCCCTCGCCGTCGCCGTCCTGATCGGCCTCCCCCTGCTCACCCAGACCGGCGCACTCGGCTCGAACGCCGAGGACGTCGGCGGCATGGACACCGTCACGGACGCCCTGCTCGCCGCCATCCTCGCCGCGATCATCTGGACCGGCGCCGGCAACAGCCTCCGCATGGCCCGTCTGCGCGAACACCTCCCCGAGCTGCGCGCCCGCAACCTCACCCGCCGCGCGGTCCCCGTGGAGACCGACACCCCGCTCTCCGAAGCCCTGCGCCGCGCCAACGACGCCGGCGCCCGCGCCCTGGTCGTGGTCGACGCCGACGGCGAACCCCTCTCGCTCGTACGCGAGGCCGCCATCGTCGGCGTACCGGAACACCGCCGCCCCTGGGTCGACGTCAGCGGCCTCGCCCAGGACCTCACCGACGGCATGCGCATCTCCGCCGAGCTCGCCGGCGAGGACCTCCTCGACGTCCTGCGCGCGACCCCCGCCACCGAATACCTGGTGGTGGAGGAGTCCGGCGAGATCTACGGCGTCCTGTCCGCCGCGGACGTGGAACGCGCCTTCGTGAAGGCCATGGCCAGGCCGAACTGA
- a CDS encoding ferredoxin, with the protein MTVQQEAAVDGEALEVWIDQDLCTGDGICVQYAPEVFELDIDGLAYVKSADDELLQAKGATTPVPLTLLRDVADSAKECPGDCIHVRRVSDSVEVYGPDAE; encoded by the coding sequence ATGACCGTGCAGCAGGAGGCCGCAGTCGACGGTGAGGCGCTGGAGGTCTGGATCGACCAGGATCTCTGTACGGGCGACGGCATCTGTGTCCAGTACGCCCCCGAGGTCTTTGAGCTGGACATCGACGGCCTGGCCTACGTCAAGAGCGCGGACGACGAGCTGTTGCAGGCCAAGGGCGCCACAACGCCCGTACCCCTGACGCTTCTGCGGGATGTCGCCGACTCCGCGAAGGAGTGTCCTGGCGACTGCATCCACGTGCGTCGGGTTTCGGACAGCGTCGAGGTCTACGGGCCGGACGCGGAGTGA
- the arc gene encoding proteasome ATPase produces the protein MAAHDDDMNRGIRPGRGSDDPAGQIAYLEQEIAVLRRKLADSPRHTRILEERIVELQTNLAGVSAQNERLANTLREARDQIVALKEEVDRLAQPPAGFGVFLTANEDGTADIFTGGRKLRVNVSPSVELEELRRGQELMLNEALNVVEAMEYESVGDIVTLKEILEDGERALVVGHTDEERVVRLAEPLLDVTIRPGDALLLEPRSGYVYEVVPKSEVEELVLEEVPDIGYEQIGGLGNQIEMIRDAVELPYLYPDLFKEHELRPPKGVLLYGPPGCGKTLIAKAVANSLAKKVAEVTGQATGKSFFLNIKGPELLNKYVGETERQIRLVFQRAREKASEGTPVIVFFDEMESLFRTRGSGVSSDVENTIVPQLLAEIDGVEGLQNVVVIGASNREDMIDPAILRPGRLDVKIKIERPDAEAAKDIFGKYLTERLPLHTEDVGEHGGDRSATVHGMIQTAVEQMYAESEENRFLEVTYANGDKEVLYFKDFNSGAMIENIVGRAKKMAIKDFLEHSQKGLRVSHLLQACVDEFKENEDLPNTTNPDDWARISGKKGERIVYIRTLITGKQGADTGRSIDTVANTGQYL, from the coding sequence GTGGCAGCCCACGACGACGACATGAACCGCGGCATCCGCCCGGGAAGAGGGTCCGACGACCCCGCCGGGCAGATTGCCTACCTTGAGCAGGAGATCGCCGTCCTGCGACGCAAGCTCGCCGACTCTCCGCGACACACGAGGATTCTCGAAGAGCGGATCGTCGAGCTGCAGACCAATCTGGCCGGCGTGTCCGCACAGAACGAGCGGCTCGCCAACACGCTCCGTGAGGCCCGCGACCAGATCGTGGCCCTCAAGGAAGAGGTCGACCGGCTCGCACAGCCACCGGCCGGCTTCGGTGTCTTCCTCACGGCGAACGAGGACGGCACGGCGGACATCTTCACCGGGGGCCGCAAACTCCGGGTGAACGTCAGCCCCAGCGTGGAGCTCGAAGAGCTCAGGCGCGGCCAGGAACTGATGCTCAACGAAGCCCTCAACGTGGTCGAGGCCATGGAGTACGAGAGCGTCGGCGACATCGTCACCCTCAAGGAGATCCTCGAGGACGGCGAGCGCGCCCTCGTGGTGGGGCACACCGACGAGGAACGGGTGGTACGGCTCGCCGAGCCGCTGCTGGACGTCACCATCCGCCCCGGCGACGCCCTGCTGCTCGAACCCCGCTCCGGCTACGTCTACGAAGTCGTACCGAAGAGCGAGGTCGAGGAACTCGTCCTCGAAGAGGTCCCGGACATCGGCTACGAGCAGATCGGCGGTCTGGGCAACCAGATCGAGATGATCCGCGACGCGGTCGAGCTCCCCTACCTCTACCCCGACCTCTTCAAGGAGCACGAACTGCGGCCACCCAAGGGTGTCCTGCTGTACGGGCCTCCAGGATGCGGAAAGACGCTCATCGCCAAGGCCGTCGCCAACTCGCTGGCCAAGAAGGTCGCCGAGGTCACCGGACAGGCCACGGGCAAGAGCTTCTTCCTCAACATCAAGGGCCCCGAGCTCCTGAACAAGTACGTCGGCGAGACCGAGCGGCAGATCCGCCTCGTCTTCCAGCGTGCTCGTGAGAAGGCCAGCGAGGGCACACCGGTCATCGTCTTCTTCGACGAGATGGAGTCCCTCTTCCGCACCCGCGGCTCGGGCGTCAGCTCGGACGTGGAGAACACCATCGTCCCGCAGCTCCTCGCCGAGATCGACGGTGTGGAAGGCCTGCAGAACGTGGTCGTGATCGGCGCCTCCAACCGAGAGGACATGATCGACCCCGCCATCCTGCGCCCCGGACGTCTCGATGTGAAGATCAAGATCGAGCGGCCGGACGCCGAGGCGGCGAAGGACATCTTCGGCAAGTACCTCACCGAGCGTCTCCCCCTGCACACCGAGGACGTGGGAGAGCACGGCGGGGACCGGTCGGCCACCGTCCACGGCATGATCCAGACCGCCGTGGAACAGATGTACGCCGAATCCGAGGAGAACCGCTTCCTGGAGGTCACCTACGCCAACGGAGACAAGGAAGTCCTCTACTTCAAGGACTTCAACTCCGGCGCCATGATCGAAAACATCGTCGGGCGCGCCAAGAAGATGGCGATCAAGGACTTCCTCGAGCACAGCCAGAAGGGCCTGAGGGTCTCCCACCTCCTCCAAGCGTGCGTGGACGAGTTCAAGGAGAACGAGGACCTGCCAAACACCACGAACCCGGACGACTGGGCCCGAATCTCCGGAAAGAAGGGCGAACGGATCGTATACATCCGTACCCTCATCACCGGAAAGCAGGGCGCGGACACAGGGCGCTCCATCGACACAGTGGCCAACACCGGTCAGTACCTGTAG
- a CDS encoding RecB family exonuclease, whose product METSTEGTAPDPAGDGAPAAPAPPSPAVGPPASAPAAAWLGPGPAGASSGAGAPPASAEAASSAAPAASEGTAAVTVAVPPRSLSPSRASDFMQCPLLYRFRVIDKLPEKPSEAATRGTLVHAVLERLFDAPAAERTAPRARSLVPGQWDRLRESRPEVVELFADDPEGERLARWLGEAEQLVERWFSLEDPTRLEPAERELFVEAELDSGLRLRGIIDRVDVAPSGEVRIVDYKTGKAPRPEYAEGALFQMKFYALVVWRLKNVVPRRLQLVYLGSGDVLTYDPVVADLERVERKLHALWDAIQLATETGNWRPRPTKLCGWCDHQAVCPEFGGTPPPYPLQIGPPESGGREQGRMGPD is encoded by the coding sequence ATGGAAACGAGCACCGAGGGCACAGCACCGGACCCTGCGGGCGACGGCGCGCCGGCCGCGCCAGCGCCGCCGTCCCCGGCGGTCGGGCCCCCCGCGTCGGCCCCGGCGGCCGCGTGGCTCGGGCCGGGCCCGGCGGGGGCGTCCAGCGGAGCGGGCGCGCCGCCGGCGTCGGCCGAGGCCGCCTCGTCGGCGGCTCCGGCGGCCTCCGAGGGCACGGCCGCCGTGACCGTCGCCGTGCCGCCCCGCTCGTTGTCTCCCTCGCGTGCCAGTGACTTCATGCAGTGCCCTTTGCTCTACCGGTTCCGGGTGATCGACAAGTTGCCCGAGAAGCCCAGTGAGGCGGCGACGCGGGGGACGCTCGTGCACGCGGTGCTCGAGCGGCTCTTCGACGCGCCCGCCGCCGAGCGGACCGCGCCGCGTGCCAGGTCCCTCGTCCCCGGCCAGTGGGACCGGCTGCGCGAGAGCAGGCCCGAGGTCGTCGAGCTGTTCGCCGACGATCCGGAGGGTGAGCGGCTGGCGCGCTGGCTGGGTGAGGCGGAGCAGCTCGTGGAGCGGTGGTTCTCCCTGGAGGACCCGACGCGGCTCGAGCCCGCCGAGCGCGAGCTGTTCGTCGAGGCCGAGCTGGATTCCGGGCTCAGGCTGCGCGGGATCATCGACCGCGTCGACGTCGCGCCGAGCGGCGAGGTGCGGATCGTCGACTACAAGACCGGCAAGGCCCCGCGGCCGGAGTACGCCGAAGGCGCGTTGTTCCAGATGAAGTTCTACGCCCTCGTGGTGTGGCGGCTGAAGAACGTGGTGCCGCGGCGGCTTCAGCTCGTCTATCTCGGCAGCGGCGACGTCCTGACGTACGACCCGGTCGTCGCCGACCTGGAGCGCGTCGAGCGCAAACTGCACGCGCTGTGGGACGCGATCCAGTTGGCCACGGAGACGGGCAACTGGCGGCCGCGGCCCACCAAGCTGTGCGGCTGGTGCGACCACCAGGCCGTGTGCCCGGAGTTCGGCGGTACTCCGCCGCCGTATCCGCTCCAGATCGGGCCGCCCGAGTCCGGCGGCAGGGAGCAGGGCAGAATGGGGCCGGACTAG
- a CDS encoding tRNA (adenine-N1)-methyltransferase, with translation MSEPTGAARRRGPFKVGDQVQLTDPKGRHYTFTLEAGKNFHTHKGSFPHDELIGSPEGSVVRTTGNVAYLALRPLLPDYVLSMPRGAAVVYPKDAGQILAFADIFPGARVVEAGVGSGSLSSFLLRAIGDQGMLHSYERREDFAEIAQQNVERYFGGPHPAWQLTVGDLQDNLSDTDVDRVILDMLAPWECLEAVSKALVPGGILCCYVATTTQLARTVESIREIGCFNEPTSWESMIRNWHVEGLAVRPDHRMIGHTGFLLTARRLADGVEPPMRRRRPAKGAYGEDYTGPNADGGAGR, from the coding sequence ATGTCCGAACCGACCGGTGCCGCCCGCAGGCGCGGGCCCTTCAAGGTCGGGGACCAGGTTCAGCTGACCGACCCCAAGGGCCGCCACTACACGTTCACGCTCGAAGCGGGGAAGAACTTCCACACCCACAAGGGTTCCTTCCCGCACGACGAGCTGATCGGCTCCCCCGAGGGCAGCGTTGTCCGCACCACGGGGAACGTCGCCTATCTCGCGCTGCGCCCCCTGCTCCCCGACTACGTCCTGTCCATGCCCCGCGGCGCCGCCGTGGTCTACCCCAAGGACGCGGGGCAGATCCTCGCCTTCGCCGACATCTTCCCCGGCGCGCGCGTCGTGGAGGCGGGCGTGGGCTCCGGATCGCTCAGCAGCTTCCTGCTGCGCGCCATCGGCGACCAGGGCATGCTGCACTCGTACGAGCGCCGCGAGGACTTCGCCGAGATCGCCCAGCAGAACGTGGAGCGCTACTTCGGCGGCCCGCACCCCGCCTGGCAGCTCACCGTCGGTGACCTCCAGGACAACCTGAGCGACACGGACGTCGACCGCGTCATCCTCGACATGCTCGCCCCCTGGGAGTGCCTGGAGGCCGTCTCCAAGGCGCTCGTCCCCGGCGGCATCCTGTGCTGCTACGTCGCCACCACCACCCAGCTCGCCCGGACCGTCGAGTCCATCCGTGAGATCGGCTGCTTCAACGAGCCGACCTCCTGGGAGTCGATGATCCGCAACTGGCACGTCGAGGGCCTCGCCGTCCGCCCCGACCACCGGATGATCGGCCACACCGGCTTCCTGCTCACCGCCCGCCGCCTCGCCGACGGCGTCGAGCCGCCCATGCGCCGCCGCCGCCCCGCCAAGGGCGCCTACGGCGAGGACTACACCGGCCCCAACGCCGACGGAGGCGCCGGCCGCTGA
- a CDS encoding response regulator, whose translation MAIRVLLVDDQPLLRTGFRMILEAEQDLAVVGEAGDGLQALDQVRALQPDVVLMDIRMPRMDGVEATRQITGPGRDGPAKVLVLTTFDLDEYVVEALRAGASGFLLKDAPANELVQAIRVVAAGEAMLAPSITRRLLDKYAGHLPSGDEPVPDTLHTLTEREVEVLKLVARGLSNAEIAADLFVSETTVKTHVGHVLTKLGLRDRVQAAVYAYESGLVRPGAQ comes from the coding sequence GTGGCCATCCGCGTCCTACTGGTCGACGACCAGCCGCTGCTGCGTACCGGCTTCCGGATGATTCTGGAGGCGGAGCAGGACCTCGCGGTCGTCGGCGAGGCCGGAGACGGACTCCAGGCGCTCGACCAGGTGCGTGCGCTGCAGCCCGATGTGGTTCTGATGGACATCCGTATGCCCCGGATGGACGGAGTGGAAGCGACCCGGCAGATCACCGGTCCCGGGCGGGACGGCCCGGCCAAGGTGCTCGTGCTGACCACCTTCGACCTCGACGAGTACGTGGTGGAGGCGCTGCGGGCCGGGGCCAGCGGGTTTCTGCTCAAGGACGCCCCGGCCAATGAGCTGGTGCAGGCGATCCGGGTGGTCGCGGCCGGCGAGGCGATGCTCGCGCCGAGCATCACGCGCCGGCTCCTCGACAAGTACGCCGGGCACCTCCCGTCCGGTGACGAGCCCGTCCCGGACACGCTGCACACACTGACCGAACGCGAGGTCGAGGTGCTGAAGCTGGTGGCCCGCGGGCTGTCCAACGCGGAGATCGCCGCCGACCTGTTCGTCAGCGAGACCACGGTCAAGACGCACGTCGGTCACGTCCTCACCAAGCTGGGGCTGCGCGACCGGGTGCAGGCCGCGGTGTACGCGTACGAGAGCGGGTTGGTGCGCCCCGGCGCGCAGTAG